The following are from one region of the Falco cherrug isolate bFalChe1 chromosome 19, bFalChe1.pri, whole genome shotgun sequence genome:
- the LOC129734336 gene encoding LOW QUALITY PROTEIN: toll-like receptor 2 (The sequence of the model RefSeq protein was modified relative to this genomic sequence to represent the inferred CDS: inserted 3 bases in 2 codons; deleted 13 bases in 11 codons), producing the protein MPAAVWCWALLVLAGGGQAPPPCRIDAANRTGLCRGQDLALLRHLDLAYNSISRIAPDAFLSNLLLEHLRLFNNSLGSIPAPALRPLANLRWLDMSNNPYPQAALDGAFRGLRALRELSLGGPLLQDISRGDFAVLKDTALRKFAIKSASGLRRYEAGAFSWLNTTELWCDVALDGSQRALPVMLRDLRGKPLDYLRFRNLFEFTYYTGDADPFAGLAELQITKLVFYRGKFSENLLRLALLNVQRSRICELALVAIDFAXARRGRMAPVRGATAPRLNRLVLQDISNPDILRFDRTFTWLSGVGRPLSSNVNFNYVPCDVWGELRNVKTLDISGNRLRDSYIYNQLCHYQGVMPKLENFILASNQLLSLAVVATLTRTWPRLNRLDASHNSLGSLQETCQWSPTLRWLALHHNQVTVDTFRCLPTTLEYLDLSYSQLDRLDMDYFSQSPRLRELRLSGNKIKFIPSEWRCLRLEVLAIDGNSFGIINRGSFVNMPRLVSLAAGNNPYHCTCDLYLFLEETRAMGRPTLADWPHNWTCYHPEPLLDTAVATYTPRPLECNVPALVTVAVASTAVVVVVCAVLCWKLDAGWYLRATYRLVRARYGKRPAGHGAAMXSYHAFISYSRADAGWVRQELLQRLENIVPPYRLCIHERDFTPGRWIIENIVEKPEGLGSPAARGAGGHPERGDGSWNLQDPIPATPPGSPRSRRWTGPTVAQSPRENTQNRTGTQEKKKKVKSL; encoded by the exons ATGCCGGCGGCAGTTTGGTGCTGGGCGCTGCTGGTGCTGGCGGGGGGTGGGCAAGCGCCGCCGCCGTGCCGCATCGACGCCGCCAACCGGAcggggctgtgccgggggcAGGACCTGGCGCTG CTGCGGCACTTGGACTTGGCCTACAACAGCATCTCGCGCATCGCGCCCGACGCCTTCCTCTCCAACCTCCTCCTGGAGCACCTCCGGCTCTTCAACAACTCC CTCGGCTCCATCCCGGCGCCGGCGTTGCGCCCGTTGGCCAACCTCCGTTGGCTGGACATGTCCAACAACCCCTACCCGCAG GCCGCGCTGGACGGCGCCTTCAGGGGGCTGCGGGCGCTGCGGGAGCTGTCGCTG GGGGGGCCGCTGCTGCAGGACATCTCCCGGGGGGACTTCGCCGTCTTGAAGGACACGGCGCTGCGCAAGTTCGCCATCAAGTCGGCCTCCGGCCTGCGGCGCTACGAGGCCGGGGCCTTCTCGTGGCTCAACACCACGGAGCTGTGGTGCGACGTGGCCCTGGACGGCAGC CAGCGGGCTCTGCCGGTGATGCTGCGGGACCTGCGGGGCAAACCCCTCGACTACCTGCGCTTCCGTAACCTCTTCGAGTTCACCTACTACACCGGCGACGCCGACCCCTTCGCCGGCTTGGCCGAGCTGCAGATCACCAAGTTGGTCTTCTACCGGGGCAAGTTCAGCGAGAACCTCCTCCGCTTGGCCCTGCTCAACGTCCAACGCTCCCGCATCTGTGAATTGGCGCTGGTGGCCATCGACTTCG CCGCTCGCCGTGGCAGAATGGCTCCAGTGCGGGGGGCGACCGCCCCACGGCTCAACCGCCTTGTGCTGCAGGATATCAGCAACCCCGATATCCTGCGTTTCGACCGGACCTTCACCTGGCTGAGCGGTGTGGGCCGCCCTCTC TCATCAAACGTCAACTTCAACTACGTCCCCTGCGACGTGTGGGGGGAGTTGCGTAATGTGAAGACC TTGGACATCTCCGGCAACCGCCTGAGAGACAGTTACATCTACAACCAGCTCTGCCACTACCAGGGAGTCATGCCCAAGCtggaaaacttcattttggCTTCCAACCAGCTCctcagcctggctgtggtggccaCCTTGACCCGGACCTGGCCCCGGCTCAACCGCCTTGACGCCAGCCACAACAGCTTGGGCAGCCTGCAGGAGACGTGCCAATGG TCCCCAACCTTGCGCTGGCTGGCCCTCCACCACAACCAGGTGACGGTGGACACCTTCAGGTGCCTGCCCACCACCCTCGAGTACCTGGACCTCTCCTACTCGCAACTTGAC CGCTTGGACATGGACTACTTCAGCCAAAGCCCCCGGCTGCGGGAGCTGCGGTTGAGTGGCAACAAGATCAAGTTCATCCCCTCCGAGTGGAGGTGCCTGCGGCTGGAGGTGCTGGCAATTGACGGCAACTCCTTCGGCATCATCAACCGCGGCTCCTTCGTCAACATGCCACGGCTCGTTAGCCTGGCGGCTGGCAACAACCCCTACCACTGCACCTGTGACCTCTACCTCTTCCTGGAGGAGACGCGGGCGATG GGGCGACCCACCTTGGCTGACTGGCCCCACAACTGGACCTGCTACCACCCCGAGCCTCTGCTGGACACGGCCGTGGCCACCTACACCCCACGGCCCCTAGAATGCAACGTGCCGGCGCTGGTGACA GTGGCGGTGGCCAGCAcggcggtggtggtggtggtgtgcgCCGTGCTCTGCTGGAAGCTGGACGCCGGTTGGTACCTACGAGCCACGTACCGCTTGGTGCGCGCCAGGTACGGCAAGCGGCCGGCGGGGCACGGCGCGGCGAT CTCCTACCACGCCTTCATCTCC TACAGCCGCGCTGACGCCGGTTGGGTTCGCCAGGAGCTTCTGCAGCGGTTGGAGAACATCGTGCCACCCTACCGGCTCTGTATCCACGAGCGGGACTTCACGCCGGGTCGCTGGATCATCGAGAACATCGTGGAGAAA